Part of the Gammaproteobacteria bacterium genome is shown below.
AGTTGCTAGATGTTTCTGACGAGTCCCCCCAACCACGTCCTCGCTAAACCCTTGTCTTAGAACTAGAAGATTAGCGCTTTATCCGCTATGATTTACATCCTTTTACTGGAAGGAGTAAATCCCTTGCGAAAAATTATACATAGCCTGTTATTGACCTTATTAATTACGACTTCGGGCATGGCATATTCAAGTTGGCATATTTATGGCCCTACCCTTGAAAATGAGCATCTCTATCGAATTGCTCTTCGAGTAAGACCTGCTCCTGTGTTCAGTGTGCAGCAAATGATGGTAGCGTTGCTGGATGCAAACCCGTCTGCTTTTAATCACCACAATATTAATGGGTTGAAGTCAGGGTATCAGTTACGTATTCCCGGCCCTCAAGAAGTCGCAAGAATTAGTCACCTGAATGCCGTGCATATTGTTAATCAACAAAACAGAGAATGGTTGGGAAATTACCCGAAATCGTCACATGTTGCTGCGAAAGTTACAAAGTCGGCGCATCTTAAGCATGCTCGCCATGAAGCAGCCATTCATCCCGTTGCCGCTTTAACACCGGAAAAACCAGAACCCAAACACATAAAAAAAGCTCCCGAAGCAACTGCGAGTTCTTTAATAGAAATAGCAAATGGGCAACAAGCATCAAACGCATCGCTGCCAGCTCCAACTGCAGCAGTGACCCCAACAGAAAGTAAAGTCCAGGAAACTGCGAGTACTAATGACAAAGTGACTGATGCTGCGGCCAGCGAAAAAATGGATAGCTTCATCGCAGAAACTAAAAAATATGAAGTAGAAACAAATACCCAGTTAGCTAATTTGCAACAACAAACCAGAACCTTACAAACCAGTGTTACCCAAGTTAATAAAGATCTTCAGACACTTACTTATCAATTTATTCAGTTGACTAACAAGACTAAAGCCAGTGGATCGAATTTACCTACCAAAATGATTATTGATGGACTGAAAAAAAATGCGATAGGATTATCTTTAGGGTTGCTAGCCTTGATACTTTTATCCTATTTACTCAAACGATCTTTTCGTCCCCGAGCCACAGCGACTGCCCGAAAAGACGAGTACGATTATATGGGAAGTAAGGAAAGTATTCCGAGTAAACTTGATTTGGCCAGTGCCTATATTGATATGGGAGACTATTCAGCAGCTGAAGTAGCTCTTAAAGAAGTCTTGGCTAAAGGCAATGAAGAACAAAAAAAAGGCGCGCGGGATCTGCTAGGTAAGATGAATCAGAGATAATGAGAATTGCATTAGGAGTCGAATATAATGGCTCAGGATTTCATGGTTGGCAGATTCAAGAAAATTTAATAACGCTCCAAAGAACGTTAGAGAATGCTCTTTCAAAAGTGGCTGCTGAATCTGTCACAGTGATTTGTGCTGGGAGAACCGACGCGGGGGTGCATGCCACTAATCAAGTCGTGCACTTTGAAACAAGTGCAGAACGCGATCTCAGGGCTTGGATTCAAGGTACTAATAGCTACTTACCACGTAGCATAAGTGTCAAATGGGCTCAAGTTGTGGATGAGGCTTTCAGTGCTCGATTTTCGGCAATTTCTCGGCGTTATCAATATTTTATTTATAATAATGATGTTCGTTCAAGTTTGTATTCTTCAATGACTACCTGGGTGCGTCGTTCACTGGATGAAACCCAAATGGACGCTGCCTCCAAATTTTTAATTGGAGAACATGATTTTTCTTCTTTCAGAAGCGCAGATTGCCAGTCGCGTACGCCCAAGAGGCATGTATTTGCGGTAAATGTCTCGCGACGCAATGAACTTGTCATCCTTGATATTATTGCAAATAGTTTCTTACATCATATGGTCAGGAATATCGCGGGAGTACTCATTGAAATTGGAGAAGGCAGAAAAGAAACCGAATGGTGCAAAGAACTGATTAGCGTGAAAAATAGAAGCCTAGCAAGCAAAACAGCGCCGCCTTTTGGGCTTTATTTAACGGGTGTGCGCTATCCTGATCATTATGCGCTTCCTTGTGATTTTAGAAGTCCTTTCTTTAATGGATAATATCTTGATAAAATCCAAGCAAATAGAATAGGGTTGAACGATGCAAACAATTTTATTTACGGGGGGCGGGAGTGCCGGCCACGTAACGCCAAACATTGCGCTAATCAATAAATTTCTTGCTGCGGGTTGGAATGTTGCTTATGCAGGTTCTAAAAGAGGTATTGAGAAAGATATTATTCAACACCTTAAAGTTTCCTATTACAGTATTGCGGCCGGTAAGTTAAGAAGATATTTCAGCTGGCGAACGTTCACTGAGCCTTTTGTGATATTAATAGGGATTATTCAAGCATTTTTCCTCTGTCGTAAATTAAAACCCAATATTATATTCTCCAAAGGAGGCTTTGTAGCGTTTCCCATTGTGGTTGGCGCCTGGCTCAATCGCATACCCGTGGTAATTCATGAATCGGATTTGACGCCTGGATTAGCCAATAAATTAAGCTTCCCCTTTGCCAGTAAGATTTGTGTCACTTTTGAAGAAGGCGCTGCACACATTACTTCACGTAATATTGTGGTGACCGGCACACCTATACGAGACTCACTTCTGGAAGGTTTGCCAGAGCGGGGCAGAAATTTTTGTCAATTTGGCAGTGATCCTGTTTTATTAGTCTTAGGGGGAGGCCAGGGAGCCGCTATCATTAATCAAACCATTCGGACTATTTTGCCCAAATTGCTGAGCACTTATCAAATTGCGCATATTTGTGGTAAAGGAAAATTAGATAATAACTATAACAATGATCGTTATAGACAATTTGAATATTTAAATGATGAGCTTGCTGATCTTTTTGCCTGTTCTGATTTGGTGATTTCAAGAGCGGGTGCTAATTCACTTTATGAACTACTCAAATTACGCAAACCTCATATTTTAATTCCCTTGTCCAGAAGAGCGAGCAGGGGGGACCAAATAATAAACGCGGCTTACTTTGCTAAACGAGGGTTAAGCAATGTGCTTTATGAAGAAAACTTAACTGGCGATAGTCTACTTACGATGATCCAAGAAGTTTTTTCAAACAAACATGAGTTGGGTCAACGACTACTTGATTTTACGTTGCCAGATAGCAATCAATTAATTTATAAAGAAATCATTCAATTGACAAAGTAGCAGATATGCCAAATGTTGATCACAGTTGAATAAGGGACAATATGAGCTGGTTAAAAAAATTAATTCCTACAAAAGTTAGCACAGTATCAAGTGAGAAAAAGGGTGTACCAGAAGGAATTTGGACGAAATGTCCAGGTTGTGATGCTATTCTTTATGCGGCTGAATTAACCAAAAATTTAGGAGTGTGTCCTAAATGTTCGTTTCATACGCGTATCAAGGCGCGTGACCGTCTGGAGTTGTTTTTAGATCCTGAAAATAAAATTGAACTCGCTACAGAGGTTACTGCCGTTGATTTCCTAAAGTTTCGTGATACTAAAAAATATAAAGATAGATTAATCGCTGCACAGAAAAAATCGGGCGAAAAAGACGCCTTAATTGTTTTTCAAGGCTATCTTTTTGGAATGTCTGTAGTGGCTTGCGCTTTTGAATTTGATTTCATTGGTGGCTCTATGGGGAGTGCAGTAGGAGAGCGATTTGTTCAAGCTGCCGATGCCAGTTTTAATTCTCAAATCCCCCTGGTCTGTTTTTCAACTAGTGGTGGAGCGCGTATGCAAGAGGGATTAACGTCTCTTTTTCAAATGGCGAAAACAAGCGCAGCATTAGCGCGCAATTCGAAAAAAGGTATTCCCTTTATATCAGTGTTGACAGACCCAACTACCGGGGGCGTTTCTGCCAGTCTAGCGATGTTGGGGGATATTATTATCGCAGAACCCAGAGCGTTAATTGGTTTTGCAGGGCCGCGAGTTATTGAGCAAACAGTGCGTGAAAAACTCCCAGAAGGCTTTCAGCGGAGTGAGTTTTTGTTGGAACATGGCGCTATTGATATGATTATTGACAGACGCGATCTTCGAACCCGTATTGCAAAACTTCTTGCCAAACTAACCCATAAGCATGCTGTGAATCTTCCCGAAAATGAAACTATTTAATTTAAACTTATGACACTCGAAAAATGGTTATCTAGAATAGAGTCGCTGCATTCTCACACAATTGTTATGGGATTAGAGAGAGTTCGTGCGATTGCCGCTTCCCTTAATCTGAGTCATTTTTCTTGTCCCGTCATTTTAATTGGGGGCACTAATGGCAAAGGTTCCTCGGTTAAATTTGTAGCCTCCATTTTGCAAGCAAATGGTTATCAAGTGGGTACGTATACGTCTCCGCATTTACTTCACTTCAATGAACGAATTTGTATTAATGATCAGCCAGTTACAGATGAAATATTAAGTGATGCTTTCGAAGTAATTGATCGGGCGCGACAGACCGTTGTGCTTACTTTTTTTGAGTTTACGACCTTAGCGGCGTTATGGATATTCAAACAGGCTAAACTTGACGCGCTCATTTTAGAAGTAGGGATGGGCGGACGTTTAGATGCAGTGAATATTGTCGAGGCCGATATTGCTGTTGTGACTTCGGTGGATATGGATCATATGGAATGGTTAGGTGAAACTAGAGAAGAAATAGGCTATGAGAAAGCCGGAATTTTTAAACCCACTAAAGTTGCTATATGTGGCGATTTGTTTCCTCCTGAAAGTGTGAAACAACGCGCTCGCGATTTGGCATGTCCATTCTATTGCATAGGTAAAGATTTTAGCTTTGAACGCGATAATAACAGTTGGTCTTGGCATTCAACTGATTTAATATTTGAACATCTGCCCATCCCTAGGTTATCTCTCACTAATGCAGCCATTGCCTTGATGGTAATTTCAAAACTGCAGGAGCGATTACCCGTTTCCTTCGCCGCTGTTAGGGAGGGATTACAACAAGCAGCATTACCAGGGCGTTTTCAAAAAATAGGGAAGATCATTTTAGATGTAGCTCATAATCCAGCTGCGGCAGCTATGTTAGCGAATAATCTAAATCAGCTAAACCATAACGGAAGGTTGATAGGCGTCGTAGGCATGTTGGCTGACAAAGATATATCCGCCACTCTGCAGCCCTTATTTCCGTTGATTCAAGAATGGCATTTGGGAACGCTGTCTGTAAAAAGAGGGGCAGAAGCAACATTACTCGCTCGGTCGTTCAAGGATATTCCAAATGTAAACTGTTATACTTATGATGCTATATCGAGTGCATTTAATGCAGCCTCGAACAATGCAACCACTAATGATAAAATCATTGTGTTCGGATCATTTTATACCGTGGCTGAAGTTTTATCAGTATTGTCTTCTCAAGTTAATTTATGTAGTGAATAGTTTAAAAAGAGGTGAACGTGACGGGTCAATTAAAACAGCGTATTGTGGGCGGAATCGTACTCTTATTTCTAGCGATGATTATCCTTCCATGGTTATTTACCAATAATCAATCCTCATTGGTACCACAAAAAAATAGTCGTAAAAAAGAAAAACTGGCGACGAATGATTTTCCAGAAATGCTGGACGAAGCGCCTCAAATGGTAAAGCCCATTGCAGATAAAATTGACACTCCTGAAAGTGCACCCATTGTAAACCCGAGCTCTCCCGCGAAAAAAATCGATGATAATTCCGAACGAATCATGCAAGTAAACCCTACAAAAATAAGCAATATTGAAAATTCAATTGTGCATACCGCGCCTGATACAGAGCCACCACCTGTACCTATCATTCACCAAAAAGCCAAGGCAAAATCTTCTCCGCCAAAAGAATTTAAAACCCCTGATTTTGAAAAAGTTAAAACACCTGTTATAGCGGAACTCACAAAAGTTAAAAAACAAGCGAAGTCACTCGAGAAAAATTGGGCTGTGCAACTGGGAAGTTTTACGAATAAAGCGAATGCGGCCAAATTAGTACAGCAGTTAAAAACTAAGGGCTATATCACTTATGTAAAAACGACTAAGTCTGCAAACAATGTGATCACCAAGGTGTTTGTTGGTCTTGAGGCTGAGCGTCATAGTGCAGAAATAATGATGATGAAAATTGAAAAATCATTGGATATACACGGTGTCATAGTGAAGATGAATCCATGAACCAACTCGCTACACATGCCTTGACTTGGGTTGATTATTTTATAATCGTTGTCATTTTATTCTCTACGTTAATAAGCCTTATGCGTGGATTTATTGCGGAAGCAATTTCATTATTGACGTGGATCGTGGCTACCGTTGTGGCCTTCCAATCAGCAGGCCGGGTAGGAATGCTATTATCTAGATTAATCCACACCCCTTCGCTGCGCTTAATTATTGGCTTTTTGATTGTATTTATTCTTATTCTGATTATTGGGTCGGTGATTAATCATTTTCTGGGAGTTTTTATTAGCAGTACTGGATTATCCGGTACTAATCGAATACTTGGAATGATTTTTGGTTTTGCGCGCGGTGTGCTTTTGATTGCCATCTTTATTTTATTTGCAAAAATGACTTCAGCCGTTAAAGAATCGTGGTGGCAGGCCTCGCAGTTGATTCCTTATTTTTATAGCGTTTCTGATTGGCTGCAGCAATTTATACCGTTGCATGTTAATGGCTTTTCTCATTACTTTGCTAAACCTCAACCGGGAAGTTCGTAGATGTGTGGAGTGATTGGTACTGTAGCAAAAAATAATGTTAACCAAGATATTTATGATGCATTGACGGCTATGCAACACCGTGGCCAAGATGCAGCAGGAATTATGACTAGCAAGGACAGCAAAATAGCATTAAGAAAATCAAATGGCTTAGTGAGAGATGCGCTGCATGCAAAGCATATGCTACGTTTGCAAGGTAATATGGGCATCGGGCATGTGCGTTATCCTACGGCAGGGAGTGGGAGTGCGGCAGAAGCGCAACCCTTTTATGTCAATTCACCTTATGGTTTAGCTATTGCTCATAATGGTAATCTAATTAATGCGGAAGAATTGACAAAAAATATACTTGAAGCCGATTTGCGGCATTTAAATACGCATTCTGATTCGGAAGTGCTGCTCAATGTCTTTGCGCATGAGTTGCAGCGGTTAGGAAAGATTAATTTGCAACCTGAAGATATTTTTACTGCCATAAAGGCAGTGCACAGAAGATGCATTGGCGCCTATGTTTGTGTCATTTTAATTGCAAATTTTGGGATCGTCGGTTTTCGAGATCCTTATGGAATTCGTCCTGCTGTCTGGGGTAAGCGGGAATCTGAATTAGGGGCCGAGTATATGATCGCCTCTGAAAGTGTGGCCTTAGATGCATTGGGTTATACATTGCAAGATGACATTCAACCGGGTGAAGCAGTTTTCATTTCACAAAACGGCGAACTATTTCGCGAGCAATGCGCGAGTAAACCTATTTTATCGCCTTGTCTTTTCGAATATATTTATTTAGCCAGGCCCGATTCAATTGTTGATGGCGTGTATGTTCATCAAATACGTACCATGATGGGAGAGCTACTCGCAAAAAAAATAATGCAAAAAATTCCCGATCACGATATTGATGTAGTGATTCCCATTCCAGATACCAGTCGGACAGCCGCCTTACCTTTAGCCGCAATGTTAGGGGTTAAATATACGGAAGGTTTCGTCAAAAATAGATATGTGGGACGTACTTTTATAATGCCCGGTCAAACCCAGCGTCGAAAATCGGTCCGTCAAAAACTTAATCCAATTTCATTAGAGTTTAAAAATAAAAATGTTTTGTTGGTGGATGATTCTATTGTTCGGGGAACCACTTCAAAAGAAATAATTCAGATGGCACGAGATGCAGGCGCTAAGAAAGTTTATTTTGCTTCTGCTGCGCCTGAAGTGAAATTTCCGAATGTGTATGGTATCGATATGCCCACTACTGATGAACTCATTGCCCATGACAAAACACCTTCCGAAATAGCTGAAATTATCGGGGCCGACTGGGTCATCTTCCAAGACCTCAAAGATCTTTATGACGCGGTTCACATCTGTAATCCCAAAATAACGCACCTGGAAGATTCTATTTTTACGGGTAAATATATTACTGGGGGGGTGGATGAAGCCTATTTGGATAAGTTGCATGGATTACGCAGCGATAAAGCAAAATCTGGTTCTACGACCGTGAATGGACAAATAGTTGAGATCTATAATGAAGTTTAATTTCCGCTTATCTTAACCTAGTCTTTTTTTTCCTGAAATTTATTTCACACCGGAAACAATTTTCAACCGATAACGGGGACGTAGGAGTTATCGAGGTCCCATCGAGCTGGCGGGAGCACGCTGTATCGCTTCTTCCACCTTTGCATTAATGTCTTCAAGATTGGTAACGCTTTTAACTTGCTCTAAACGATCAGTGCTCATTCTCACTAATATGTTATGGTTCTCTTGTGCAACTTCTAAGATTGGCTCAATTTTATGAATTTGAAGCGTTTTTATTTCATCAGTTTGTTGATGATGGAGTTGTTCAGCTTCATGCGCTGCTTGCTTGAAAAAGTCTTCTAGCTTTTCCATATGTTGCGGGGTTCTCTCAGAAGAAGGCAATACTGATCTAATAGCCAAATAGGCTTTCATTTTGAAGTAGGTAGCAAAGTCCGGGTGGTCAAGTTTAACCAATCTTTCTAGCTTAGCAGGAGGCAGGTCTTGAGTAACGATAACCCGGTCAGTAAATTTGTCTATGGTATATTGTAAGTCTTGTCTTAATAGATTGTTTATTTCCTCTTCGGGAATATGGAGAGATTCAAGTTCCACACGCAGCTTGTCTAAATGTTTTTCTCTGTATTGCTGCCAATCGCTGTTATGTTTACTGACTATTTTGAATGATGCTTCAGTTTCTGTTAGAAGAGAGTGTTGGTGATTTACCGAATCGTTAATAGTTTGAAGATATTTCCATTGTTGATTGAGAGAACTTTGAATATTGCTCAGCACCTTTTTGGTGGCTTCAGATTTTGTCTCTTTCTTTTTCTGTTCAAGGTCGCTTAACGTAACATTAACGAAAGGAAATTGTTCCTCAAGCGAATCTTTATCTTGTATAATTTTTCGGTCCGCCCTAATAAACGCAACATAGGGACCGCTAATTATTTCTTTCAAATATTTATTTTGCGGATGCGATAGTGCCTGATCAATTTGGCTTTGATTAAGGATAGTGATATCGAGTATGTCCACCGATTTAGAGGAAGGTTGGCGTGAGTCCTCTACAATCTGTTGACTGACCGGCGGTGAAAAACCTAAAAACAATCTTGCATAAGTGGATGCCATAATTAA
Proteins encoded:
- the truA gene encoding tRNA pseudouridine(38-40) synthase TruA translates to MRIALGVEYNGSGFHGWQIQENLITLQRTLENALSKVAAESVTVICAGRTDAGVHATNQVVHFETSAERDLRAWIQGTNSYLPRSISVKWAQVVDEAFSARFSAISRRYQYFIYNNDVRSSLYSSMTTWVRRSLDETQMDAASKFLIGEHDFSSFRSADCQSRTPKRHVFAVNVSRRNELVILDIIANSFLHHMVRNIAGVLIEIGEGRKETEWCKELISVKNRSLASKTAPPFGLYLTGVRYPDHYALPCDFRSPFFNG
- a CDS encoding undecaprenyldiphospho-muramoylpentapeptide beta-N-acetylglucosaminyltransferase; this translates as MQTILFTGGGSAGHVTPNIALINKFLAAGWNVAYAGSKRGIEKDIIQHLKVSYYSIAAGKLRRYFSWRTFTEPFVILIGIIQAFFLCRKLKPNIIFSKGGFVAFPIVVGAWLNRIPVVIHESDLTPGLANKLSFPFASKICVTFEEGAAHITSRNIVVTGTPIRDSLLEGLPERGRNFCQFGSDPVLLVLGGGQGAAIINQTIRTILPKLLSTYQIAHICGKGKLDNNYNNDRYRQFEYLNDELADLFACSDLVISRAGANSLYELLKLRKPHILIPLSRRASRGDQIINAAYFAKRGLSNVLYEENLTGDSLLTMIQEVFSNKHELGQRLLDFTLPDSNQLIYKEIIQLTK
- a CDS encoding acetyl-CoA carboxylase carboxyltransferase subunit beta; translated protein: MSWLKKLIPTKVSTVSSEKKGVPEGIWTKCPGCDAILYAAELTKNLGVCPKCSFHTRIKARDRLELFLDPENKIELATEVTAVDFLKFRDTKKYKDRLIAAQKKSGEKDALIVFQGYLFGMSVVACAFEFDFIGGSMGSAVGERFVQAADASFNSQIPLVCFSTSGGARMQEGLTSLFQMAKTSAALARNSKKGIPFISVLTDPTTGGVSASLAMLGDIIIAEPRALIGFAGPRVIEQTVREKLPEGFQRSEFLLEHGAIDMIIDRRDLRTRIAKLLAKLTHKHAVNLPENETI
- the folC gene encoding bifunctional tetrahydrofolate synthase/dihydrofolate synthase, which gives rise to MTLEKWLSRIESLHSHTIVMGLERVRAIAASLNLSHFSCPVILIGGTNGKGSSVKFVASILQANGYQVGTYTSPHLLHFNERICINDQPVTDEILSDAFEVIDRARQTVVLTFFEFTTLAALWIFKQAKLDALILEVGMGGRLDAVNIVEADIAVVTSVDMDHMEWLGETREEIGYEKAGIFKPTKVAICGDLFPPESVKQRARDLACPFYCIGKDFSFERDNNSWSWHSTDLIFEHLPIPRLSLTNAAIALMVISKLQERLPVSFAAVREGLQQAALPGRFQKIGKIILDVAHNPAAAAMLANNLNQLNHNGRLIGVVGMLADKDISATLQPLFPLIQEWHLGTLSVKRGAEATLLARSFKDIPNVNCYTYDAISSAFNAASNNATTNDKIIVFGSFYTVAEVLSVLSSQVNLCSE
- a CDS encoding SPOR domain-containing protein is translated as MTGQLKQRIVGGIVLLFLAMIILPWLFTNNQSSLVPQKNSRKKEKLATNDFPEMLDEAPQMVKPIADKIDTPESAPIVNPSSPAKKIDDNSERIMQVNPTKISNIENSIVHTAPDTEPPPVPIIHQKAKAKSSPPKEFKTPDFEKVKTPVIAELTKVKKQAKSLEKNWAVQLGSFTNKANAAKLVQQLKTKGYITYVKTTKSANNVITKVFVGLEAERHSAEIMMMKIEKSLDIHGVIVKMNP
- a CDS encoding CvpA family protein; amino-acid sequence: MNQLATHALTWVDYFIIVVILFSTLISLMRGFIAEAISLLTWIVATVVAFQSAGRVGMLLSRLIHTPSLRLIIGFLIVFILILIIGSVINHFLGVFISSTGLSGTNRILGMIFGFARGVLLIAIFILFAKMTSAVKESWWQASQLIPYFYSVSDWLQQFIPLHVNGFSHYFAKPQPGSS
- the purF gene encoding amidophosphoribosyltransferase translates to MCGVIGTVAKNNVNQDIYDALTAMQHRGQDAAGIMTSKDSKIALRKSNGLVRDALHAKHMLRLQGNMGIGHVRYPTAGSGSAAEAQPFYVNSPYGLAIAHNGNLINAEELTKNILEADLRHLNTHSDSEVLLNVFAHELQRLGKINLQPEDIFTAIKAVHRRCIGAYVCVILIANFGIVGFRDPYGIRPAVWGKRESELGAEYMIASESVALDALGYTLQDDIQPGEAVFISQNGELFREQCASKPILSPCLFEYIYLARPDSIVDGVYVHQIRTMMGELLAKKIMQKIPDHDIDVVIPIPDTSRTAALPLAAMLGVKYTEGFVKNRYVGRTFIMPGQTQRRKSVRQKLNPISLEFKNKNVLLVDDSIVRGTTSKEIIQMARDAGAKKVYFASAAPEVKFPNVYGIDMPTTDELIAHDKTPSEIAEIIGADWVIFQDLKDLYDAVHICNPKITHLEDSIFTGKYITGGVDEAYLDKLHGLRSDKAKSGSTTVNGQIVEIYNEV